The Spirulina subsalsa PCC 9445 region AGCGACGACATCACCATACCCGCGAAAAACCTGCTGAGGTTGTTTGTCCCGTGCCGTTATAATTGCATTGGCTAAAATACTCGCTCGGGGAATATTTCGCCGTTCTAATTCCGAGCGTAAGGACTTCCCATCTAACACATTCAGCGAGTCTAATAACCCCATCACTGCCCCAGAAGGTTCAGCAGACGTTTCGGGTGGGGGTGCGGTTTCCAGTACCGTCATTCTCTCCGCTAACTGTTCATATAAACGGTTAAACTCAGCCCGAATGTCTTGCCCTTGTTGCTCTAAACGTTGTTCTAAATCTAATAGGCGTTGGTCATCTTGTGCCGGAACAACAGGAGAGGCTGCGGGGGGTTCAACAGTTAGGGGAATGGCGGGACTCTGTGCTTCGAGAAAAGCCGCCAACTGTTCTACAACATAACTCTGTTGTTCAGGCTGAATGACAAAAGCGTTGACCACTTCTCCCTGACTCGGATTCTTTTCTCTCGCCCGCATCGCCGCATGATAGGCCAGTTCTCCGGCGATTAATTCGTAACTCTCAAACCCTGCTTTTTTCACAATAACAGGTTGTAAAAGTCCCTCAACGTTCAGAATATGATCGGCTAGTTTTTCTACTTGCTCCTCACTAAAATTAGAACGGGGAGTATTGCATATAATGTTCTCAATGTCAATCATTAAAAAAATAACCATTTGTTATCTCCTTCCACTTCAATATTATGGGTCTATTTGGCTCAACACTTCATCAGCTAACTGTTCAAACTCCAAGGCGGAGGCTTTGGCTTCTTGAGGGGCTTTTAAGGCATAATCTAGGATAGATTGGGGGGCTGGGATTTCTAAATCGCCCATGACAACGGTTTGGTGAATACATTTAGAAAGGGCAGTTTTTTCTAGGATTATGGTTTCCATCAAGGGAAAGTTATAAACCTCCGTAATGGCAAGTTGATGTTTGGGAAATGTATGTTTTAAATACATGGGATTGGGGGAAATCTTAGAGGGTAAAACACCTAAAATTTTTAGGGGTTCTTTGCCTAAACCTTCCCGATTTTCATTAATAATGGAGGTCACAAAATCGCTAACACTGGATAACCCCTGATTAGAAAAGGGCTTTAAGTCTGAGGGAATAATCAGATAATCAGCCGCCGTAAGGGAGGCTTGGGCATATAAATCCAAGGAGGGGGGAGTATCAATAATAACAAAATCGTACTGATCTGTCACTTTATCCAGTTTGCGCGCTAAACGGATAGCGGTACTGGCAAAGCGGCTTAAATTAGGTTGTTGGGAAATGAGGGTGATATGAGAGGGAACGACATCAATTTCTGGCTGGTTAAAATAATTTGAGGGTTTCACTACATCTTCAACAAAGATGAGATGGGTATTTTCTAGGAGGTGGTAAACATTGCAAGTTTTGAGATCATCATCCTGCTCAAATTCAAACTTAATTAATCCCGTGGCGAAGGTGCTGTTAGCTTGTGCGTCGATGTCTACTAATAAAATCCGTTTTCCCCGTTTGCGCAAGGCGGCAGCTAGGTTAACGGCTACGGTTGTTTTCCCGACTCCCCCTTTGTGGTGATAAATCGCAATGGTTTTCATGATTGTCCTCCCGAAACCCTATCCCGTCGTGGGTGGGGTTGTTGACCTGCTACTGAAACAATGGTTAGGATATCCCTCTAGCCTATCATTGAATCGGTTAGGGGCGAATTTGGAGGCGTTGGTACTCGATTTTGATACAGGCGTTCAGAATCACGTTTAACCCGGCTTCTCGGGCGATTTGGGCGGCGCTGGGGTGGATAATGCCCAATTGAGTCCAGAGGGTTTTAGCTTGGATGGCGATCGCACTTTTGACAATTTCCGGTAAAAACTCCCCCCGTCGAAACACATTCACCAAATCAATGGGGGCGGGAATCTCTTCCAAACAACGATAACAGGGCTGTCCGTCTAGGGTTTCCAGTCGGGGATTGACTGGATAGACGAGATAGCCCTGTTGGGTGAGAAATTGACCGACTCGGTAACTGTCCCGGTGTGGTTTGTTGGAGTAGCCGATTAAGGCAATGGTTTGAGTTTGCGTGAGAATCTCGCGTAATGCGGCATCATCAATTTGCATACAGTGTGAAGTGTGAGGAAAGGATTAACGACCGAGTTTGTCTTGACACATTCCAATCATTCTCAAGTCATTGGCTGTTACTTCTAGGGGGGATAAACCTTCTAAACTCATTCCGGCGGCGGCGGGACGATTCACCGAAGCGCTGAGGGTTTCTGTTTCCCGCACGGCGATATCATGGCTAAACCGTTCGTTGGTGTAGCTATCGACTACGGTTAAGGCTAAGTTTGTCCCTTGAGGACGACCATAGAAGCAGTCAAAGGAGGAATACGGCTGATAAACAGCCCCTGTGACTTGACCATCTTGCACTTCAAAGGTCATGTAGACGGCACCGAGTTGGTCTGCTTCGGGAACTTCCCCGTAAAGATAGACCCCATCCCGGAGGAAGGCTGGGCTATTCCCTTGTACTTGTGTTTCTTCGTTGGCGATCGCACTTTGAGTAAAAATTACGCCAAAAGAAAGGGAAAGTAAAGCGGTGGTTAAGGTTAAAGCAAAAGTGCGTGGATTAAACATGATTCCGAGTCCCTGTGATTGAGAACAATTTCAATATCTCGTGTTTCCGGGATCTTCTCAGTGATGTCGTCTCACTCTCCCGGTGAGTTTAAACAGCTATCTGCGTGATTACTCGCACCCTTTGGGGTGATAAACAGGTTTTTACTCTGTGATCAAAATCAATGCGTAGCCGATACTCTTATGGTATCAAGTAAATCTACGGGGGAACGGTATATCAAGTTTTTTCTCAGAGTGTAAAGTATCGTAAATTTGCGGAGGGGTGCTATACCTCCCATGTTAGCATGAAAGGCTAGTTTGGCAAGTTCATATTTTAGTCGCTACAGCGTGGGATTTTGAACTAATATTCATATTTTGTAGGTTGGGTGAAGCGGCAGCGCAACCCAACCAAAAGGCAAGAACTTAATTTTTAGTAATTGTCAAAAAGTGCTAGGTAAGGCTCATAACGATATAGTCGATTACGTTGCCATCCTGTAATTTCTTTTAGTAAACCTAGTTCTTGAAATTGGTCAACTAATTTATTGGCAGTCACATAAGCACACCCTAAATTTTTTTCAATGAATCGAATATTAACAAGGGGTTGCTCAAATAATAAATCTAATAAACGTACATCGCCACAAATAAATCAGGATTAGGTAAAATCGAAATTACGCCATCAAGACGACCTAAAGCCCTGTCTGCATCAGAAAGCAAGCGTGTAAGCTCAGAATCCATGTTTATAGGGGGATTAGGCGGTAAAGGTGCAGGAATGAAAGCTGTGTAACCTTCAACTTGTTTTATAAATTGACCCGAACGCATAATAAGAACTAACAAGGAGGACTCTTATTTTAGATCACTAAAATATGATCCACAATCAGCAATCTTATTTTATTTTTTGATATTTTTGTAAAATAAGATTTTTTGTAGTAGGATTGGCTCTAGCCAAATGTAGTCATAGTATTGCTCTTGGGCTTTTGACACTCCCCCTCTTGCCTCCCCCCACGAGTGGTCACTGTATCTCGACTTCGCTTGATAACCACAAAGTCATTTGCGTAGCGTGACCCAGCAAAGTCCAGAGTTATTCAGCAAGCCCTAGGTTAGTTCTGACGCAGAGGCAGAATCACTTTAAACGTTGTGCCTACTCCTTGTTCAGAACAACAGATGAGTTGCCCGTTATGCTTATGAACAATGGTTTCATAACTCATATAAAGTCCTAATCCCACGGATTGCCCCACAGGTTTAGTCGTAAAAAAGGGATCAAACATTTTGCGCTGAACTTCCCGAGACATTCCTAAACCATTGTCACTAATGCTAATTTCTAGCCTATCATCCTCTAACAAACTTGTAGTAATTTCAATAATGCCTTCCGCTTGATCTTCCAGTTCTTGTATGGCATCAATAGCATTCATTAATAGTGTCATAAACACCTGATTGATTTCCCCAGCGAGACATTCAATTTCAGGTAAATCGCTGTAATTTTTTATAATTTGAATGGGTGGAAAATTTCGTTCGAGTTCGTCGGAGTAAAAACCCGCCAGACGATGTTGTAAAATCAACAGGGTGCTTTCTATGCCATGATGAATATTAACGCTTTTCATGTCTGCTTCGTCCAGGCGGGAAAAGTTGCGCAAACTCAGCACAATTTGGTGAATCCGATCGGCTCCAGATTTCATGGAATCCAGCAGTTTAAAAAAGTCCTCTTTGATAAACTCTAGATCCATCTCTTCCACTAATTCCTCAATTTCTGGGGAAGGCTCTACAACAATGGTTTCATACAGGGCTAACAAATCTAACAGGTCTGTTGCATATTCTGTAGCAGGTGTCAAGTTGCTATAAATAAAACTAATCGGATTATTAATTTCATGGGCAATTCCGGCGACTAAATGCCCTAAACTGGTCATCTTTTCGTTTTGAATCAGTTGGGCTTGGGTTTGGCGGAGTTCTTGTAGGGTGACGGTGAGGGAGTGGGCTTTTTCTTGCAGGTGGAGTTCTTTGCGTTGGAGTTCTTCGTTGGCTTGGGAGAGTGCGCGGGTACGTTCTAGAACGCGGGATTCTAGGTGTTCGTTGGCTTGTT contains the following coding sequences:
- a CDS encoding ParB N-terminal domain-containing protein, which produces MVIFLMIDIENIICNTPRSNFSEEQVEKLADHILNVEGLLQPVIVKKAGFESYELIAGELAYHAAMRAREKNPSQGEVVNAFVIQPEQQSYVVEQLAAFLEAQSPAIPLTVEPPAASPVVPAQDDQRLLDLEQRLEQQGQDIRAEFNRLYEQLAERMTVLETAPPPETSAEPSGAVMGLLDSLNVLDGKSLRSELERRNIPRASILANAIITARDKQPQQVFRGYGDVVASVKGLGDKTLIKMIDAFALS
- a CDS encoding CoA-binding protein, giving the protein MQIDDAALREILTQTQTIALIGYSNKPHRDSYRVGQFLTQQGYLVYPVNPRLETLDGQPCYRCLEEIPAPIDLVNVFRRGEFLPEIVKSAIAIQAKTLWTQLGIIHPSAAQIAREAGLNVILNACIKIEYQRLQIRP
- a CDS encoding helix-turn-helix domain-containing protein, whose protein sequence is MCGDVRLLDLLFEQPLVNIRFIEKNLGCAYVTANKLVDQFQELGLLKEITGWQRNRLYRYEPYLALFDNY
- a CDS encoding MASE1 domain-containing protein, with protein sequence MSYIYQGEGLKMKEIVTRWRWDDLSAIALVAISYCGLGLLGLHLATLPGEVTPIWVPAGIGLAAVLLGGVKIWPAITLGSFGISVLFNPTPMSLAIGAVTSIGNTLTPLCGAALIYRFTGTRYPFQKASEVFKFALLGAVFSQGISATIGVSALCLGGWVPWSLFPALWMTWWISNVTGVLIITPLILTWATPGGKKNPHPLLLRLRRLLPELCGWLFLFSSVVVLAFWRAYPVEYLMIPLTVWAAFRFPKRITTMAIALATAMAITGTLLEKSSFLRPNLTESLLLLESFISVISVTTLVLMAVIEERRYAILALQQANEHLESRVLERTRALSQANEELQRKELHLQEKAHSLTVTLQELRQTQAQLIQNEKMTSLGHLVAGIAHEINNPISFIYSNLTPATEYATDLLDLLALYETIVVEPSPEIEELVEEMDLEFIKEDFFKLLDSMKSGADRIHQIVLSLRNFSRLDEADMKSVNIHHGIESTLLILQHRLAGFYSDELERNFPPIQIIKNYSDLPEIECLAGEINQVFMTLLMNAIDAIQELEDQAEGIIEITTSLLEDDRLEISISDNGLGMSREVQRKMFDPFFTTKPVGQSVGLGLYMSYETIVHKHNGQLICCSEQGVGTTFKVILPLRQN